A stretch of the Marivirga tractuosa DSM 4126 genome encodes the following:
- a CDS encoding RagB/SusD family nutrient uptake outer membrane protein yields the protein MKNIKLLLIGLSVVAFSCTDLEVEELDSVVVDSPTGEFSGVDPTANLTNAYVATANSLGSQDNTYALMEVSSDAQLVPTRGTDWGDNGVWRTLHQHTWDATHQFVLNAWNNQNSNVFSLNQIIAPQSEANPQQLAEAKFLRALNVMLILDLWGQVPFRAADDGPDVLPEVLTRQEAVDLIEEDLSNTTIENLPAIGPGNDAEILRASQASAHFLRAKFYLNKHIFLGAPSGSAPENADMDRVIEAVDAVTAAGFSLEEDFFEIFDPAPDNESVFTLERDAGGRIWNGLHYNHNEFPGNAGGGWNGFCTTAEFYAMFEGPESNDEGSGQELRRGYVPNDSLGFGFLVGQQYDFDGNPLTTRNGDPLAFSAELPGLAGNGEATGIRMLKYHPENGGAFPSRQILFRYADAVLMKAEAELWKGNSGVALQIVNDLRELRDASPLTSLDAEEMLAERGRELYIEFWRRQDQVRFGTFTDTWSYKDNTEEFRVLFPIPNLAISTNPNLEQNPGY from the coding sequence ATGAAGAATATAAAATTATTATTAATAGGTTTATCAGTAGTGGCATTTAGCTGTACTGATTTAGAGGTAGAGGAATTAGATTCCGTTGTCGTGGATTCACCTACAGGTGAATTCAGTGGAGTTGATCCAACTGCAAACTTGACAAATGCTTATGTGGCTACAGCCAATTCATTAGGTAGTCAAGATAATACGTATGCTTTAATGGAAGTATCTTCTGATGCTCAATTAGTACCTACTCGAGGTACTGACTGGGGAGATAATGGGGTTTGGAGAACATTACATCAGCATACATGGGATGCTACACACCAGTTTGTATTAAATGCATGGAATAATCAAAACTCTAATGTGTTTTCATTGAATCAGATTATAGCTCCTCAATCTGAAGCTAATCCTCAGCAGTTAGCTGAAGCTAAATTTTTGAGAGCTTTAAATGTGATGTTAATATTAGATTTATGGGGTCAAGTTCCATTTAGAGCAGCTGATGATGGTCCCGATGTATTGCCAGAAGTGTTAACTAGACAAGAAGCAGTAGATTTAATAGAAGAAGATTTAAGCAATACTACTATTGAAAATTTACCTGCTATTGGTCCCGGTAATGATGCTGAAATACTGAGAGCGTCTCAGGCATCTGCTCATTTTCTTAGAGCCAAATTCTATTTGAACAAGCATATATTTTTAGGAGCTCCTTCTGGTTCTGCTCCTGAGAATGCAGATATGGATAGAGTGATCGAAGCAGTTGATGCTGTAACCGCTGCAGGTTTTTCTCTTGAGGAAGATTTCTTTGAAATCTTTGATCCAGCTCCAGATAATGAGTCAGTTTTCACCTTAGAAAGAGATGCTGGAGGTAGAATTTGGAATGGTTTACACTACAATCATAATGAATTTCCTGGTAATGCTGGTGGTGGATGGAATGGATTCTGTACTACTGCTGAATTTTATGCCATGTTTGAAGGCCCTGAAAGCAATGATGAGGGTTCTGGTCAAGAGTTACGAAGAGGATACGTTCCTAATGATAGCTTAGGTTTCGGTTTCCTAGTAGGACAGCAATATGATTTTGACGGTAATCCTTTAACTACACGTAATGGTGATCCTTTAGCATTTAGTGCTGAATTACCTGGGCTAGCTGGAAATGGCGAGGCTACTGGTATTAGAATGCTGAAATATCATCCTGAAAACGGAGGTGCATTTCCAAGTCGTCAGATATTATTTAGATATGCTGACGCAGTATTAATGAAAGCTGAAGCTGAATTATGGAAAGGAAATTCTGGTGTTGCTCTTCAAATTGTAAATGATTTGCGAGAATTACGAGATGCTTCTCCTTTAACTAGTCTGGATGCTGAGGAAATGTTAGCTGAAAGAGGGAGAGAGCTTTATATTGAGTTCTGGAGAAGACAAGATCAAGTGAGGTTTGGAACTTTTACGGATACTTGGTCTTATAAAGATAACACTGAAGAGTTTAGAGTGTTATTTCCAATACCAAACTTAGCAATCAGCACAAACCCTAATTTGGAGCAAAATCCAGGTTATTAA
- a CDS encoding SusC/RagA family TonB-linked outer membrane protein produces the protein MRHFLLIIASVCWFSLGSLYAQDRTVSGTVTDSKTGEGLPGVNVLVVGTSNGATTDFDGNYKLSVSGDVRLKFSYIGYKPQTIEVGSRSVIDVKLQEDVEQLSEVVVVGYGQVEARDATGAVERVSAKDFNGGVIASPEQLIQGKSAGVQITSASGEPGAGVNIRIRGTSSVRNGNNPLFVVDGIPLSGGDVTAGGLDVGSGTSSPRNPLNFLNPNDIESIDILKDASATAIYGARGANGVVLITTKSGSGAENNITYGSSVSFANPASRYDLLTADQYLDALPDYGASPSELDFGDATDWQDEITRTAISHKHDLSYSNAYETGNYRVSAGYENQQGVIEKSAMERINARLNLQQRFLNDKLTFGAQVTLSRINDIAPPITNNAGFEGDLLGAAYIANPTLPADPENQIAGLRNPLSMLEYNLDEAQTDRALINLSLDYDITSDLNFRINTGFDNSNSVRNQAVSPELNIGTSFQQGRAGIATVETSSNLLEALLTFDKKLGDGNINVLAGYSYQEFNRSGNTLQGFGFNTVDMYEMISDLESAGNSVRGAISGSYQQFGYDPANEQFFVNRLASGSEDLSARPSIPVNAVAEDIFASVDELQSYFGRINYNLKDKYLFTATLRADGSTKFGGNNKYGIFPSAALAWRISDESFIPESIYDLKLRAGYGVTGNQEIPHNLHQRRQDYGDIGFNDGGQIIRPGLSTVAFDNENLRWEETAQTNIGLDYGFLNGRLSGSLDFYNKTTTDLLIQVTSAQPAPQPFTWFNLDANVVNRGVEFALDYVILDQADFGWNFGFNVSYNNNMVEDYEGSIDTGEISGQGLTGAFAQRITGGQPLFAYYLRDFEGYNGEGIAQYNDGDFQQFLGFSPIPKYNLGINTTARYKNFDLSVYMNGQYGHYIYNNTANAFFTAGALGNGRNVTTDVLTSGESPINAPDVSTRFLESGDFLRLQNLALGYNFNLADNLFISSLRVYANAQNLFVITDYTGLDPEVNVNKSLNGVPSLGIDYTSFPRPRTYTVGLNVTF, from the coding sequence ATGAGACACTTTTTACTAATTATTGCAAGTGTATGCTGGTTTTCCCTGGGAAGCCTTTATGCACAGGACAGGACAGTGAGTGGAACTGTTACTGATTCAAAAACCGGGGAAGGACTTCCTGGAGTAAATGTATTAGTGGTGGGTACTTCAAACGGTGCAACCACTGATTTTGACGGGAACTATAAATTATCCGTCTCTGGCGATGTGAGATTAAAGTTTTCTTATATTGGCTATAAACCCCAAACAATTGAGGTTGGAAGTAGAAGCGTAATAGATGTTAAGTTGCAAGAAGATGTTGAACAGCTTTCTGAGGTTGTGGTTGTGGGTTATGGTCAGGTTGAAGCAAGAGATGCGACAGGCGCTGTTGAAAGAGTTTCAGCGAAAGACTTCAATGGCGGGGTCATTGCTTCACCTGAGCAACTAATTCAAGGTAAGTCTGCTGGGGTTCAAATCACCTCGGCAAGCGGTGAGCCTGGTGCTGGAGTTAACATTCGAATAAGAGGTACATCATCGGTAAGAAATGGAAATAATCCTTTATTTGTTGTGGACGGAATTCCTTTATCTGGTGGAGATGTAACAGCAGGTGGTTTAGATGTAGGTAGTGGTACATCATCACCTAGAAACCCTTTGAACTTCTTAAATCCGAATGATATTGAAAGCATAGATATTTTGAAAGATGCCTCTGCCACTGCAATTTATGGTGCTAGAGGTGCAAATGGTGTAGTTTTAATTACTACAAAAAGTGGTTCTGGAGCTGAAAATAATATTACTTACGGATCGTCTGTTAGTTTTGCAAATCCTGCAAGTAGATATGATTTGTTGACTGCTGATCAATATTTAGATGCTTTACCAGATTATGGTGCCAGTCCAAGTGAATTAGATTTTGGAGATGCAACTGATTGGCAAGATGAAATTACAAGAACTGCGATTTCTCATAAGCATGATTTATCTTATTCTAATGCTTACGAAACAGGTAACTATAGAGTATCGGCTGGTTATGAAAATCAGCAAGGTGTTATTGAAAAGTCTGCAATGGAGAGAATCAATGCAAGGCTGAATCTTCAGCAAAGATTTTTAAATGATAAACTTACATTTGGTGCTCAAGTAACATTATCAAGAATTAATGATATCGCACCTCCTATCACAAATAATGCTGGTTTCGAAGGAGACTTATTAGGAGCTGCATATATTGCTAACCCTACTTTGCCTGCGGATCCTGAAAATCAAATTGCCGGTTTAAGAAATCCGTTGTCAATGTTAGAGTACAATCTTGATGAGGCTCAAACTGATAGAGCTTTAATTAATCTTTCACTGGATTATGATATTACAAGTGATTTGAATTTTAGAATTAATACGGGATTTGATAATTCTAATTCTGTTAGAAACCAAGCAGTTTCACCTGAATTGAATATTGGTACTTCTTTTCAGCAAGGAAGAGCAGGTATAGCAACAGTTGAAACTAGTAGTAATCTGTTAGAAGCTTTATTAACATTTGATAAGAAATTAGGAGACGGTAATATTAATGTGTTAGCAGGTTATTCTTATCAGGAATTCAACAGAAGCGGAAATACTTTACAAGGTTTCGGTTTTAATACTGTTGATATGTATGAAATGATATCTGATTTAGAATCTGCTGGTAATTCAGTAAGAGGTGCGATTTCTGGTTCTTATCAGCAGTTTGGATATGATCCAGCAAATGAGCAGTTTTTTGTTAACAGATTAGCATCGGGTTCTGAAGATCTATCAGCAAGACCTAGTATACCTGTCAATGCTGTAGCAGAAGATATTTTTGCAAGTGTAGATGAATTGCAGTCTTATTTTGGTAGAATCAATTATAATTTGAAAGATAAGTATTTGTTTACGGCTACATTAAGAGCTGACGGTTCCACAAAATTCGGAGGAAATAATAAATATGGTATTTTTCCCTCAGCTGCATTAGCTTGGAGAATTTCTGATGAGTCATTTATTCCTGAATCAATCTATGATTTGAAATTAAGAGCAGGGTATGGTGTGACAGGAAATCAGGAAATTCCTCATAACCTTCACCAAAGAAGACAAGATTATGGTGATATAGGTTTTAATGATGGTGGTCAAATTATTAGACCTGGTTTATCAACTGTAGCTTTTGATAATGAAAATTTAAGATGGGAAGAAACAGCACAGACTAATATCGGTTTAGATTATGGCTTCCTAAATGGAAGACTAAGTGGTAGTTTAGATTTCTATAATAAAACTACTACTGATTTGTTAATTCAGGTCACTTCTGCTCAACCTGCTCCACAACCATTTACATGGTTTAATTTAGATGCCAATGTGGTGAACAGAGGAGTTGAATTTGCTTTAGATTATGTGATTCTTGATCAGGCAGATTTCGGCTGGAATTTTGGATTTAATGTATCATACAACAATAATATGGTTGAAGATTATGAGGGATCAATTGACACTGGTGAAATCTCAGGACAAGGTTTGACGGGAGCTTTTGCTCAACGTATCACTGGCGGACAGCCATTATTCGCCTACTACTTAAGAGATTTTGAAGGTTATAACGGTGAAGGCATTGCTCAATACAATGATGGTGACTTCCAACAGTTCTTGGGATTCAGCCCAATACCTAAATATAATCTTGGTATTAATACCACAGCTAGATATAAAAACTTTGATCTAAGTGTATACATGAATGGTCAGTATGGTCATTATATATATAATAACACAGCGAATGCATTTTTCACTGCAGGAGCTTTAGGTAATGGTAGAAATGTAACTACAGATGTTTTAACATCTGGAGAATCTCCTATAAACGCACCTGACGTTTCGACAAGATTCTTAGAATCTGGTGACTTTTTACGTTTACAAAACTTGGCGTTAGGTTATAACTTTAATTTAGCAGATAATTTGTTCATCAGCTCTTTGAGAGTATATGCTAATGCTCAGAATTTATTCGTAATCACTGATTACACAGGTTTAGATCCTGAAGTAAATGTTAATAAATCATTAAATGGAGTTCCATCTTTAGGTATTGATTATACATCATTCCCTAGGCCGCGAACTTATACAGTGGGCTTAAACGTTACATTCTAA
- a CDS encoding VCBS repeat-containing protein, which produces MSIKRLLFYLSLIFLPLLACESNPASEKTKNSRTTTFELLDSTQTGITFRNQVENKDRFNIFSYRNFYNGGGVGVIDVNNDGLQDIVFTGNQVNNKLYLNKGDFQFEDISESAGIKGYGGWSTGVSIIDLNQDGFKDIYISNAGYQEGSEPVNELFINNGDNTFTEKAAEYGLDEPGYTTHAAFFDYDGDGDLDVYILNNSFIPVNTLNNSNKRDLYAEDWDVKDFVKGGGDKLLRNDEGKFVDVSREAGIYGSLIGFGLGVTVGDINGDHLQDIYVSNDFFERDYLYINQGDGTFSEDSKKWMGHMSLASMGADLADLNNDGYPEIFTTEMIPETDQLIKQKLQFEDYNTYQLKLRRDFYYQYMHNALQLNTGNGSFHEIAWYAGVAQSDWSWGALMFDADMDGYNDIFVCNGVFQDVTDADFMDFFANDVVQRMVLTGKKDKMEDVLAKMPSNPQANKMFVNQGNLQFNSKETELGLGQETFSNGAAYADLNNDGSLDIIVNNLNHPSSIYKSNAKTDSTHFLKIDLKFEKPNRDAIGAKVQLFAEGNQFYRQMMPSRGFQSSVDYNLHFGLGNITKIDSLKIIWPNKMISVVQKPTIDSLLTISYKNISKDNGKFETPFLQETDGQFFKQVENKFQRHEEDNHVDYYYEGLIMRMLSKEGPAIEVQDLNNDGLDDVIMGGAKGQKSRIYYQQSNGQFKAVLLNDLANEVTAIHIFDANADGLLDVYFGYGGNHTAINSADFNDQLFMQTVSGDFEQKPKAIPETGFNTSVAISFDYDEDGDLDLFVGSRSVPQEYGQSPKSFLLENDGNGNFKDMTVRRAKELDGLGMVTDAKIADIDQNGTQELIVSGEWMGIELFEIADKQLKIMTDNPLQDLKGWWNTLEVSDLNNDGLPDLVLGNRGDNFYFNASDEMPVKIWLEDFDANGDMDKILTRTINGQDMPIQQKGEMISQLPILKKQNLKYKDYGTKSIRDLFGAERIEQASHKSAHTFTTAVMLNQGSWKFQEATLPVEAQFSAIHAIEVIDINQDGILDLILAGNESDFKPQYGKLDANDGLVLFGDGKGSFKLVDEHKSLGLEGNVRSINPIKIQNQKHLIFGVNNQKTILLELIK; this is translated from the coding sequence ATGTCCATTAAAAGATTACTTTTTTACCTAAGCCTTATTTTTTTACCGCTTTTGGCCTGTGAAAGCAATCCTGCAAGTGAAAAGACTAAAAATTCAAGAACCACTACCTTTGAATTGCTTGATTCCACCCAAACGGGTATTACTTTTCGTAATCAAGTAGAAAATAAGGATAGATTCAATATATTTTCTTACCGTAATTTTTACAACGGGGGTGGAGTTGGCGTTATTGATGTCAATAATGACGGGCTTCAAGATATTGTTTTTACTGGTAACCAAGTCAATAATAAGCTATACCTTAATAAAGGTGATTTTCAATTTGAAGACATTTCAGAATCTGCCGGCATAAAAGGCTATGGCGGGTGGAGCACAGGAGTTAGTATTATTGACCTCAACCAGGATGGCTTCAAAGACATTTATATTAGTAATGCTGGTTATCAAGAAGGTAGTGAACCCGTAAATGAACTATTCATCAATAATGGAGATAATACCTTTACTGAAAAGGCAGCCGAATATGGATTAGATGAGCCGGGTTATACTACCCATGCAGCCTTTTTCGATTATGATGGCGATGGGGATTTGGATGTTTATATCCTGAATAACTCATTCATACCTGTAAACACGCTCAATAATAGCAATAAAAGAGATTTATATGCTGAAGATTGGGATGTAAAAGATTTTGTAAAAGGGGGGGGAGACAAATTGCTTCGAAATGATGAAGGAAAGTTTGTCGATGTCAGTAGAGAAGCTGGCATCTACGGTTCTTTAATTGGTTTTGGACTTGGTGTTACGGTTGGCGATATAAATGGAGATCATCTACAAGATATATACGTTTCCAATGACTTCTTTGAGAGAGATTATCTCTACATAAATCAAGGGGATGGAACATTTTCTGAGGACAGTAAAAAATGGATGGGTCATATGAGCTTGGCGTCCATGGGAGCTGATTTGGCTGATCTTAATAATGATGGTTATCCTGAAATTTTTACCACCGAAATGATCCCTGAAACTGATCAACTCATCAAACAGAAGCTACAGTTCGAAGACTATAATACTTATCAACTCAAGCTTAGAAGAGATTTTTATTATCAGTACATGCATAATGCCTTGCAATTGAATACTGGAAATGGAAGCTTCCATGAAATAGCTTGGTACGCTGGTGTGGCACAATCTGACTGGAGCTGGGGTGCTTTGATGTTTGATGCCGATATGGATGGCTATAATGACATATTCGTATGCAATGGAGTTTTTCAGGATGTTACAGATGCTGATTTTATGGATTTCTTTGCTAACGATGTGGTTCAGCGTATGGTGCTGACTGGTAAAAAAGATAAAATGGAAGATGTGCTGGCTAAAATGCCTAGCAATCCTCAGGCTAATAAAATGTTTGTCAACCAAGGAAATTTGCAGTTTAATAGCAAAGAAACGGAATTAGGACTTGGACAGGAAACCTTTTCAAATGGTGCAGCTTATGCTGATTTGAATAATGATGGGAGTCTAGATATTATAGTTAATAACCTCAATCATCCTTCTAGCATTTATAAAAGTAATGCTAAAACGGATAGTACCCATTTTTTAAAAATAGACTTGAAATTTGAAAAGCCAAATCGTGATGCCATTGGTGCGAAAGTGCAGTTATTTGCTGAAGGAAATCAGTTTTACAGACAAATGATGCCGAGCAGAGGTTTTCAATCTTCAGTAGATTACAATCTTCATTTTGGTTTAGGAAATATTACAAAAATTGATTCACTCAAAATCATTTGGCCTAATAAAATGATTAGTGTTGTTCAAAAACCAACAATTGATTCATTATTGACTATCAGTTATAAAAATATATCCAAAGACAATGGGAAATTTGAAACACCATTTCTGCAAGAAACGGATGGTCAATTCTTCAAGCAAGTTGAGAATAAATTTCAAAGACATGAGGAAGATAATCATGTGGATTATTATTATGAAGGATTAATAATGAGAATGCTTTCTAAAGAGGGACCTGCAATTGAAGTGCAAGATTTGAATAATGACGGGTTAGATGATGTTATTATGGGAGGAGCAAAAGGACAAAAAAGCAGGATTTATTATCAGCAATCAAATGGTCAATTTAAGGCAGTGTTATTAAATGACCTAGCAAACGAAGTAACGGCAATTCACATCTTTGACGCAAATGCTGACGGATTATTAGATGTTTATTTTGGTTACGGTGGAAATCACACAGCTATAAATTCGGCTGATTTTAATGATCAATTGTTTATGCAAACTGTGTCTGGCGATTTTGAGCAAAAGCCGAAGGCAATTCCCGAAACAGGTTTTAATACATCAGTTGCGATAAGCTTTGATTATGATGAAGATGGGGATTTGGATTTATTTGTAGGAAGCCGCTCGGTTCCACAAGAATATGGACAGAGCCCTAAGAGCTTTCTACTTGAAAATGATGGAAATGGCAACTTTAAAGACATGACCGTCAGAAGAGCAAAAGAATTGGATGGGTTGGGAATGGTTACTGATGCCAAAATTGCGGACATTGATCAGAATGGTACTCAAGAGTTAATAGTTTCAGGTGAATGGATGGGTATAGAGCTTTTTGAAATTGCGGATAAGCAGTTGAAAATTATGACGGATAATCCGCTTCAAGACTTAAAAGGTTGGTGGAATACATTGGAGGTTTCCGATTTAAATAATGATGGTTTGCCTGATCTGGTTTTAGGTAATAGAGGAGATAATTTTTATTTTAATGCCTCAGATGAAATGCCAGTTAAAATTTGGTTGGAGGATTTTGATGCCAATGGTGACATGGACAAAATTTTGACTAGAACAATAAATGGTCAAGATATGCCTATTCAGCAAAAAGGAGAAATGATAAGCCAGCTCCCAATTTTGAAAAAGCAGAATTTGAAATATAAAGATTATGGCACTAAATCTATTCGCGATCTATTTGGGGCAGAAAGAATTGAACAAGCTTCTCATAAGTCAGCCCACACATTTACAACTGCTGTTATGCTTAATCAGGGAAGCTGGAAGTTTCAAGAAGCAACTTTGCCAGTAGAGGCACAGTTTTCAGCAATTCATGCAATAGAAGTAATCGACATTAATCAGGATGGTATTCTAGATTTGATTTTAGCTGGAAACGAAAGTGATTTTAAACCGCAATATGGAAAACTAGATGCCAACGATGGTTTAGTTCTGTTTGGTGACGGGAAAGGTAGTTTTAAATTAGTAGACGAGCATAAGAGTTTGGGTTTAGAGGGTAATGTACGCTCTATTAACCCTATTAAAATCCAAAATCAAAAGCACCTGATATTCGGAGTCAATAATCAAAAAACCATTTTATTAGAACTCATAAAGTAA